One Bdellovibrionota bacterium genomic region harbors:
- a CDS encoding ATP-binding protein: MSQSESFKIYSVQAIRSYFFFFIALVLALIVFYFSMNDFVHAKDRFQIYYLFFSTAVMVIYFAAGVGVYRQVFLPLPQVLRRIQDIKNYQKENESEDYFASLPDFWNLIEEEVIAVAKAVGRRQKQTERIRKAIEQILNVFPESTLVVDQDSKINYSNKAFKRTFLASRSEEDSSDVFLHDIFREPQVLSLVQDQYNSGTVKKEVQVAPIHSDVKKHFIIFKTPFAMKNDDGSREQMIIFHDITTAKKTDQMKTDFVSNVSHELRTPLMSIQGYVQTLKEDIKAKKFEHTDKFFEIIESHVERLTFLINDLLELSYLESDVSIEKKELDPKNLTQKILRQFSLDLEKGEYVARDIYNVPSFKGEGRLIEQVLINLVQNTLRYTPLKTKIDIEWNKVGNQTILNYKDNGPGISDEHLGRIFERFYRIDPHRSRARGGTGLGLSIVKHIMQRHGGTVQVNSKLGHGLEFKCIFPE; encoded by the coding sequence ATGTCACAATCAGAATCTTTTAAAATCTATAGTGTGCAAGCTATTCGAAGTTATTTTTTCTTCTTTATTGCTCTTGTGCTCGCTTTAATTGTTTTTTATTTTAGCATGAATGACTTTGTTCATGCCAAAGATCGATTTCAAATTTATTATTTATTTTTTTCCACTGCCGTGATGGTAATTTATTTTGCGGCAGGTGTTGGCGTTTATCGTCAAGTGTTCTTGCCTTTACCTCAAGTCTTAAGAAGAATTCAGGACATTAAGAATTATCAAAAAGAAAATGAAAGCGAAGATTATTTTGCATCTCTTCCGGACTTCTGGAACCTCATCGAAGAAGAGGTTATTGCGGTGGCTAAGGCCGTGGGCCGTAGGCAAAAACAAACAGAAAGAATTCGTAAGGCCATTGAACAAATTCTTAATGTATTTCCAGAGTCCACATTGGTTGTCGATCAAGACAGTAAAATCAATTATTCCAATAAAGCATTTAAAAGAACGTTCTTGGCATCTCGATCCGAAGAAGATTCTTCAGATGTATTCTTGCACGATATTTTTCGAGAACCTCAGGTGCTTTCGTTGGTTCAGGATCAGTACAATTCAGGCACCGTAAAAAAAGAAGTTCAAGTGGCGCCCATCCATTCAGATGTAAAGAAGCACTTCATTATATTTAAAACTCCGTTTGCGATGAAAAATGATGATGGCTCAAGAGAGCAGATGATTATTTTTCACGATATCACTACAGCTAAAAAAACCGATCAGATGAAAACCGATTTTGTATCTAATGTTTCTCATGAATTGAGAACTCCACTCATGTCGATTCAAGGCTACGTGCAGACTTTGAAAGAAGATATCAAAGCAAAAAAATTTGAACACACAGATAAGTTTTTTGAAATTATTGAATCCCACGTAGAGAGGCTGACCTTTCTTATTAATGATCTTTTAGAGCTTTCATATCTAGAGTCTGATGTGAGCATCGAGAAAAAAGAATTAGACCCAAAGAATCTTACGCAAAAAATATTACGACAATTCAGCCTGGATTTAGAAAAAGGGGAGTACGTAGCACGTGACATTTACAATGTTCCGTCTTTCAAGGGTGAAGGACGCTTGATAGAGCAGGTGTTGATCAATCTTGTGCAAAATACATTGAGGTACACACCGCTCAAAACAAAAATCGATATTGAATGGAACAAAGTCGGAAATCAGACGATACTCAATTACAAAGATAATGGCCCAGGAATTTCTGATGAACATTTGGGTAGAATATTTGAAAGATTTTACAGAATTGATCCGCACAGATCGCGTGCGCGCGGTGGAACTGGTTTGGGACTTTCAATCGTAAAGCATATTATGCAAAGGCATGGTGGCACGGTACAAGTGAACTCAAAGCTCGGACATGGCCTTGAATTCAAATGTATTTTTCCAGAGTAA